Sequence from the Pyrobaculum neutrophilum V24Sta genome:
CCCTTGAGGACATCGGCAACGATCTCCACCTCGTCGTTTACGTCGATCTCCACGGCGGGTTTGGCGGGCTTTATCACGTTCATCACCTCCTCCACGTTTGTAACCCCCCTCATCACCCCCTTTACGTGCTTCACTCCGTAGACGGCCCGCTGGACGGCAGGCAGAGACTCGCCCTCAATAAACAACACGCCGAAGGACTCCGGCGGCACCACGACTGAGTAGATCGGTATTTTGCTAGACTCGGCGCGCATCTTGAGCACAATAACAACGTTGTACTCCTGCCGCGTAACGGTGCTGACGGTGTATACGGGGCACCTCTCCTGCGACATCACCTCAGCTTGGCGGTGAGGTATATAAGCCCTACTACGATCACCGCTATAGACGCGAGCACAGCCGCGGCCTCTCTAGCAGGCTCGCCCAACGTGGGGACCGGCTGGTTGTACACCACGCCCGAGATATATACGCCAGCTAGGTGGAACACCAGCTGGAAAGCCCCAGCCACGAAGGCAAGCAACAGGAGGAACTTGGAGACAAGCTTGAACTCGTCGTCGTCGGGCTTCGAGGCCGTGGACACCACCCACCTCACGTCTCTCAGAATCTGCTCAAGCTTCTCCCTTAGGGAGGCCACGGCCCCCCGTATGAATAGATATATAAGCTTTAGCTCAGAAGACGGCCCACGTATTCGGACTTAGAGAACTTGACCAAGTCGCGGTAGGTCTGGCCAACGCCTAGGAAGTAGACGGGCCGCTTTAGGACGTACATAAAGGTGAGGATGGAGCCGCCCTTCGGATAGGCGTCTACCTTAGTGGCGATCATGCCGTCGATCCTTACGTATTTTGAGTAGTACCTCGCGATCTCGAGAGCCTCGTTACCCAGCTGCGCGTCGAATACGAAGA
This genomic interval carries:
- a CDS encoding transcription elongation factor Spt5, with the protein product MSQERCPVYTVSTVTRQEYNVVIVLKMRAESSKIPIYSVVVPPESFGVLFIEGESLPAVQRAVYGVKHVKGVMRGVTNVEEVMNVIKPAKPAVEIDVNDEVEIVADVLKGSRGRVTFVDREKGVVRVELLDSAFPMPLDLKISEVKLVKKSSQG